CGACGGCCATCCGGCGGTTCCGCGACGCGCTTCAGACCTCCCCGGCCAGCTCCAGCAGCGTGCGCACCGTCCGCCAGTTCCGGGCGGTGACGGTGTAGTCCTTGCCGGGGGCGGAGACGGCGGCGCCGAGTCGGCCGCGGCCCATCCCGTTCGGGAACCAGGCGAAGATCTCCCGTTCGCCGAGGCGGAAGACGTCGGGGGCGTACGCGGCGGGATCGGCGGCGGCCAGCGGGTGTTCGGCGGCGGGACGGTCGAGGAAGACGACCACCAGCTTGGCCGGGTCGAGCTCCTCGGCGGGGAACGGACAGCGGCCCGCGGTGGCACGGAGCCGGTCCGCCGTCAGCACGAGGCAGCTCACCCGGAAGCCGAACCGCGCCTCGATGGCGTCCGCCAGCTTGCCGGTCAGCGTCTCCGGGGCCTCGTCGGGCGCGGTGAAGACGGCGTTGCCGCTCTGGAGGTGGGTGCGCACGCGGCCGTGCCCGAGGCCGGTCAGCAGCTCGCGCAGCTCGGCCATCGGGACCTTCCTGTCGCCTCCGACGTTGATACCGCGCAGCAGCGCGATGTAGGTGGCCACCGCGTTGGTTCCTCTCAGCGAGCGGTCAGGACACGGGACGGGACTGCTCCCACGCCCACTCGAATTCCTCACGGTACGTCTCGTAGAGGCTGAGCTCTCCGTCGGCCGCGTGGTCGTCGCGCGCCATGATCTCCCGCCCGCCCCGGCGCAGCACCAGCGCGGGCGTCTCCATGCCCCGGCTGCGCCGCAGGTAGGACTGAACGACGGCGACCCCGTCCGGGGCGTCCGCGTCCACGAAGTAGGCGCTGAAGCGCGGTGTGTCGTCGAAGACGTGGATCTCGAACGCCTCGGGGTCGCGGACCCGGCCGCGCACCCGGCGTACGTGCAGGATGCTGGTCTCGACGGAGCGGCCCAGCTCGCCGCGTTTGAGGCCCAGCTCGCGCTCGCGGCGCCGCATCGCGCCGCTGGCCGGATTGAGGAAGAGCAGCCGGACCCGGCAGCCGGACTCGGCGAGCCGGACCAGCCGCCGGCCCGGATAGTTCTGCACGAGCAGACCGAGACCTATGCCGATCGCGTCCAGCCGCCGGGCACCGGCGAACAGCTCCTCGGCGGGGAGCTGGCGCTGGAGGCGGACGCGGTCCGGATGGACTCCCGCCACATCGGTGAACCGGTCCCCCACCAGCCGTTCCACGGCGTCGGCGGGCAGCCGTCCGGCGGTCGGCGGCGCCCCGGAGTCGAGCAGGCGCAGCAGCCGGGCGCAGCCGCGTTCAGCCTGCTCCAGCACGGCCCGGCTCATGCCCCGGTTGCGGCTGACGGCGCTGCGCGCCACCTCCAGCTCGTCGAGGGTGAGCTCCAGCTCGCGGCGGTTGTCCAAATACGGCGCGAAACACGGCCAGTGCTGCACCATGAGTTCACGCAGTTGCGGAAGGGTCAGGAAGGCGAGCACCGTGTCATCGGCAGGATCGATCAGATGCCCCTTGCGGCGGCTCACCTCGCGCAGGGCCGCCGCGCGCTGCACCCACTCCTGCCCGGTCGGCCCGGCGGCGGCCGTCTCCCACTCGGCGCCGTGCACCGGCTCGTACACCGGGCCGAGCACGGCGGCGATCACGGACCGCAGCCGCTGCTCGACCAGGTTCAGCCAGATGTACGCGCGGCCGGCCCGCTCCACGCGGACCCGCACCTCGGACCAGTCCTCGGCGGTCCACTCCAAGTCGGCGCCGATCTCCACCGGACGCGGCACGGACACCGCGCCGGTCCGGGTTTCGGCGGTCTCGCCCCCGTTTCCCGGGGGCAGTTCCAGCCCGGAGGAGCTCACCGCCTGCACCGCCTTCCGCCCTGCCGATGGATCAAGGCAGCCTACTGCGGCACCGCGCGCACGTGC
Above is a window of Streptomyces sp. NBC_01803 DNA encoding:
- a CDS encoding DUF1697 domain-containing protein — its product is MATYIALLRGINVGGDRKVPMAELRELLTGLGHGRVRTHLQSGNAVFTAPDEAPETLTGKLADAIEARFGFRVSCLVLTADRLRATAGRCPFPAEELDPAKLVVVFLDRPAAEHPLAAADPAAYAPDVFRLGEREIFAWFPNGMGRGRLGAAVSAPGKDYTVTARNWRTVRTLLELAGEV
- a CDS encoding SAV2148 family HEPN domain-containing protein; this translates as MSSSGLELPPGNGGETAETRTGAVSVPRPVEIGADLEWTAEDWSEVRVRVERAGRAYIWLNLVEQRLRSVIAAVLGPVYEPVHGAEWETAAAGPTGQEWVQRAAALREVSRRKGHLIDPADDTVLAFLTLPQLRELMVQHWPCFAPYLDNRRELELTLDELEVARSAVSRNRGMSRAVLEQAERGCARLLRLLDSGAPPTAGRLPADAVERLVGDRFTDVAGVHPDRVRLQRQLPAEELFAGARRLDAIGIGLGLLVQNYPGRRLVRLAESGCRVRLLFLNPASGAMRRRERELGLKRGELGRSVETSILHVRRVRGRVRDPEAFEIHVFDDTPRFSAYFVDADAPDGVAVVQSYLRRSRGMETPALVLRRGGREIMARDDHAADGELSLYETYREEFEWAWEQSRPVS